From Candoia aspera isolate rCanAsp1 chromosome 4, rCanAsp1.hap2, whole genome shotgun sequence, a single genomic window includes:
- the LOC134496844 gene encoding olfactory receptor 11H6-like produces MYILLSNFSWLEMCYVSTTVPRMILDLVSPNGIISFHACFLQFYIFFTLGATECFFLSIMALDRYLAICHPLRYPYIMSPHSCYVLVAVCWILGFLWNLIPVVMISKLNFCGPNIIDHLICDPGPILSLACSPLGNMLLHYQFAMSALVIILNLFFVVLSYSAVVLTLVKATHQRGSKKAFSTISFHLMVVTLFYGSVAGMYIAPSGGGQSGITKIVTVFYTAITPFLNPMIYCLRNDQMKEALGRVQRSKVTLLRFNANK; encoded by the coding sequence ATGTACATTCTGCTGAGCAACTTCTCCTGGCTGGAGATGTGTTATGTGAGCACAACTGTGCCCCGTATGATCTTGGACCTGGTCTCACCAAATGGGATCATCTCCTTCCATGCCTGCTTCCTTCAGTTCTACATCTTCTTTACTCTTGGTGCCACTGAGTGCTTTTTCCTCTCAATCATGGCCTTGGATCGCTATTTGGCTATCTGCCACCCACTACGCTACCCATATATAATGTCCCCCCATTCCTGCTATGTCCTGGTGGCTGTCTGTTGGATTCTTGGCTTCCTGTGGAATCTAATCCCAGTTGTTATGATCTCCAAGTTGAACTTCTGTGGCCCCAACATCATTGACCATTTGATATGCGATCCCGGGCCCATCCTTTCCTTGGCTTGCTCTCCACTTGGAAATATGCTCCTTCACTATCAGTTTGCAATGAGTGCTCTGGTTATCATACTCAATCTGTTCTTTGTTGTGTTATCCTACAGTGCTGTGGTTCTTACCTTGGTGAAAGCTACTCACCAAAGGGGCAGTAAGAAGGCCTTCTCCACCATATCCTTCCATCTCATGGTGGTGACCCTTTTCTATGGTTCTGTGGCAGGAATGTATATAGCTCCAAGTGGGGGAGGCCAGTCAGGTATCACAAAAATAGTCACTGTCTTCTACACTGCCATTACTCCCTTTCTCAACCCCATGATCTACTGTCTGCGGAATGATCAGATGAAGGAGGCCCTGGGCAGGGTGCAAAGAAGTAAGGTAACTCTGCTGAGATTTAATGCAAATAAGTGA
- the LOC134496845 gene encoding olfactory receptor 11H6-like, whose product MELGNRTTVQEFILLGLEGGQQRRFYLLILFSFTYIITLIENTTIISLVYVDDQLAQLPMYILLGNFSWLEMCYVTTTIPRMIFDLASPQGTISFHACFLQFYIFFSFGSTECFFLSAMALDRYLAICHPLRYPTIMSQKNCSKLVAGCWIAGFLGYAVPVTLISRLSFCGSNIIDNFVCDQGILSLACPPFKNASFISQMSINILSILGNLIFVTISYGTIILTLIKSSNQRSRKKALSTISFHLMVVTLFYGSVAGMYLAPSGGGQSGITKIVTVFYTAITPFLNPMIYCLRNNQVKEALGRMLRRMEQK is encoded by the coding sequence ATGGAGCTGGGCAACAGGACCACAGTCCAAGAATTCATTTTACTGGGTTTGGAGGGTGGCCAGCAAAGGCGGTTCTACCTTCTTATCCTTTTTAGTTTTACTTATATAATTACTTTGATTGAAAACACCACTATTATCAGTCTAGTATATGTAGATGACCAGTTGGCCCAGCTGCCCATGTATATCCTCTTGGGAAACTTTTCCTGGCTGGAGATGTGCTATGTGACCACCACCATACCCCGTATGATCTTTGATCTGGCTTCTCCTCAAGGAACCATCTCCTTCCATGCCTGTTTCCTTCAGTTCTACATTTTCTTCTCATTTGGCAGCACTGAATGCTTCTTCCTCTCTGCCATGGCATTAGATCGCTACTTGGCCATCTGCCACCCACTCCGCTACCCAACAATTATGTCTCAGAAAAACTGTTCCAAGCTTGTGGCTGGCTGCTGGATTGCTGGGTTCTTGGGATATGCTGTCCCAGTAACTTTGATCTCCAGACTCTCCTTCTGTGGCTCCAATATCATTGACAATTTTGTGTGTGATCAAGGCATCCTATCCCTGGCTTGTccaccttttaaaaatgcttcctttATCAGCCAGATGTCTATTAATATTTTGAGTATATTGGGCAACTTAATCTTTGTAACTATTTCTTATGGCACTATCATTCTCACGCTTATCAAATCCTCTAACCAACGTAGCAGGAAGAAGGCCTTATCCACCATATCCTTCCATCTCATGGTGGTGACCCTCTTCTATGGTTCTGTGGCAGGAATGTATTTAGCTCCAAGTGGGGGAGGCCAGTCAGGTATCACAAAAATAGTCACTGTCTTCTACACTGCCATTACTCCCTTTCTCAACCCCATGATTTACTGTCTGCGGAACAATCAGGTAAAGGAGGCCCTGGGCAGGATGCTGAGAAGGATGGAGCAAAAATGA
- the LOC134496843 gene encoding olfactory receptor 11G2-like, which translates to MQSPVLQQKYHHLDQDNDTRVMSGFVLLGFPSLSPSFQLFLCSLLSICYALTLVGNLCIVWAVLWDSRLSRLPMYILLGNFSALEMCYVTTTAPRMLLDLASPLPRVISFHGCFLQFYFFFSMGTTESFLLAAMALDRYLAICHPLRYPILMSQRFCCILAASCWASGFLWFLAPIILISQLRFCGSNILDHFLCDPGPLLASSCTPAPGTELAFYSLSSIAIFGAFLFIICSYTTLLRTVMRLPSATGRQKAFSTCTSHMTVVSLFYGSIMATYVVPKASGGSNKVVTLFYSVLTPLLNPLIYSLRNKEMKSALKRTLLWEN; encoded by the exons ATGCAGAGCCCTGTCTTG CAACAGAAGTACCACCATTTGGATCAAGACAACGATACCAGGGTGATGTCGGGCTTTGTCCTCTTGGGCTTCCCATCCCTCTCACCCTCGTTCCAGCTGTTCCTATGCTCTCTACTCTCCATTTGCTATGCCTTGACTTTGGTGGGAAACCTCTGCATCGTGTGGGCTGTTCTCTGGGACTCTCGACTCAGCCGTCTGCCCATGTATATCCTCCTGGGCAACTTTTCTGCTCTAGAGATGTGCTATGTAACCACCACAGCACCCAGAATGCTTTTGGATCTGGCATCTCCACTACCACGGGTCATCTCCTTCCATGGCTGTTTTCTCcagttctattttttcttctctatggGAACGACCGAAAGCTTCCTTCTTGCTGCAATGGCCTTAGACCGATACTTGGCCATCTGCCATCCACTGCGATACCCAATCCTCATGTCTCAAAGGTTTTGCTGCATTCTGGCTGCTTCCTGCTGGGCCTCTGGCTTTCTCTGGTTTCTAGCACCCATCATTTTGATTTCCCAGCTCCGTTTCTGTGGCTCCAACATCCTCGATCACTTTCTCTGCGACCCAGGACCACTACTGGCTTCCTCGTGCACTCCAGCCCCGGGCACAGAACTGGCTTTCTACAGCCTCAGCTCCATTgctatttttggtgccttccttttcatcatttgctCCTACACTACCCTCCTCCGGACAGTAATGAGGCTGCCCTCAGCCACCGGGAGACAGAAGGCTTTTTCCACTTGTACCTCACATATGACGGTGGTAAGCCTTTTCTATGGCTCCATCATGGCCACTTATGTTGTCCCCAAAGCTTCAGGAGGAAGCAACAAAGTGGTGACCCTTTTCTATTCCGTGCTGACCCCTTTGCTCAACCCACTGATCTACAGCTTGAGGAACAAGGAGATGAAATCTGCCCTAAAAAGGACACTGTTATGGGAAAATTAG